The Carassius gibelio isolate Cgi1373 ecotype wild population from Czech Republic chromosome B22, carGib1.2-hapl.c, whole genome shotgun sequence genome window below encodes:
- the LOC127987695 gene encoding GRIP and coiled-coil domain-containing protein 2-like: MASGSVDDLRIVLIGKNGSENSRVGNITVGTEVFNREAPFYFQQHSMKISGEVEGRHITVINTHLLEPNLSQHQITQGVRECVSLSAPGPHVFVIVLQYKDFSENDKHRVKCVLNHFSYQAMKHTIVLTTDEEPHTSKMTSVIWKNVIHDLIKECGGGNLHFDTTNPGWRSELFRRIEEILKKEHKEFLICDMHEDDGSSVDGDLSRSGGSIRGDDKDDSEPNESTQTANDGGVTTTVKTKLNIVLCGNNPTLKNSVSKMFRGITIKSQKEMSKVCVKKEGKIHGRQISVIELPALTRLSEQEVMQETLHCLSLCDPGVHLFILVSPVCPLNNEDRAEMEKIKGILNSNEHFMVLFITELDQSVRVYNSLYGSWYSVMGLKDQRISEKISDLFDRIDSMKTEPYSLQMHISAPEKRVRHELEEKLRVRDNEVKELQKKIKTLEGVRLNLVVCGSNRELISFISNLILKQSESRSELSSECVRRDVELDGRLVSLVELPALFNTQLSEEEVMRQTHRCVSLCHPGVHVFILIIPDAPITDEDKSETERIQRIFSSRVNKHIMILVKQNSEHQTAELNEETQSVIERFGGRHHFIGPNTQASVLMEKLKQMVEENSGDCFSTDTLMETQMEKVLKFEEIKRRMYPLETWFQSQDSRDKEYELRIVLLGKTGVGKSSTGNTILGSVMFKAEAAHESITKECQKKTAEINSRHITVIDTPGLFDTELSNKETQREMRNCIPMILPGPHVFIIVLNLGQRFTQEEEKSVKIIQETFGENSLKYTMVLFTRGDDLNDKTIEQYLGKSGSALKQLIGVCENRYHVFNNKETRDRTQVTDLLQKIDNMVKTNGGSYYSCKMFREMEREKQEQQKNILMEKVEQVIREREELINRHEEEKKKMKMKIEEKRQNHEKERKRIEEEFIEREERYKRDIKEREEQEKKIREELKREREEWEKQKQQERQRREEEEEKWRNKEQATWDECNQKIKLVEERMQREKDVFLSKYKEEKERMKMMMDEERRNHEEERNRREEVDERRRKIEKETWDEYYQKLKRERERRYREKKDLQIKYEEERKRMKKMMEKERQNHDKETKRREQEYINAEDQYKIDIKYIEAQERKIREDLKRERKEWEKQKQQERQRREEEETEMHTFNELNMETPEVQHINNDEDSSCLRILLFGRTGSGKSATGNTILRKDEFHSEASSRLVTTVCQKGVGEVDGQSVSVIDTPGLFDTTLTKEQVQEEIMKCFSLSAPGPHAFIIVLSVGKITAEEGDTLDMIKMIFGSKAADFCIVLLTRGDNLKGQTIEQYADKCKNAELKTLMRDCGNRFLAFNNKEAQDQTQVIHLLNMIEEIKSNQGQHFTNEMFEKGVISTQQRMEMLEENKRKNLFQIEKFKAKYDMEIRNIGERLEEKKQRKDEESERLKNKFREQEETLRREFEEKEKSDQEKLEMMEDQRRSEEEEKKQRAEYDQIIEEMKREMENQRIQYEKQIKEKEEEVGKREEEYKQDQENMKNDHENIMTMLRKKQEEEIKKRDFEEQMRKEQEEKEREEWERKIKEAESDKEAQEEIKQQQREWEEEKNRQMREREEEERETKERHKKQLRKKEEELEKIKKKFENNREEEEQMIEEEREKLKREKEQREREYKENINEMERHYKQLEQERKEEWRRRKREDEERRVEKRKRWEKMIEDLKQEHEEEIKRREREERERIDREERECDEMKQKYEEQIEKVMKKHQDEARKQEKDLIHLRKGKEQQVQELKERLEQLYEMKRLRNELKDKWSCHVM; this comes from the exons ATGGCGTCAGGGTCAG TGGATGATCTGAGGATTGTGCTGATTGGAAAGAATGGATCAGAAAACAGCCGAGTGGGAAACATTACAGTGGGTACAGAAGTGTTTAACAGAGAAGCTCCATTCTATTTTCAGCAGCACAGTATGAAAATCAGCGGAGAGGTGGAGGGGAGACACATCACAGTCATCAACACTCACCTGCTCGAGCCAAATCTCTCGCAGCATCAGATCACTCagggagtgagagagtgtgtgtctctgtctgctcCAGGACCTCATGTGTTTGTAATCGTACTGCAGTATAAAGACTTCAGTGAGAATGACAAACACAGAGTGAAATGTGTGCTGAACCACTTCAGTTACCAGGCCATGAAACACACTATAGTGCTGACGACTGATGAAGAGCCGCACACATCCAAAATGACTTCTGTGATATGGAAAAATGTTATTCATGATTTAATAAAGGAGTGTGGAGGAGGAAATCTACACTTTGATACAACAAACCCAGGATGGCGATCTGAGTTGTTCAGAAGAATAGAGGAGATACTCAAGAAAGAGCACAAAGAATTTCTCATCTGTGACATGCATGAGGACGATGGATCATCAGTGGATGGAGATCTGAGCAGATCAGGAGGTTCAATCAGAGGAGACGACAAAGATGATTCTGAACCCAATGAAAGCACACAAACAGCAAATGATGGAGGAG TGACAACTACTGTAAAAACAAAGCTGAACATTGTGCTGTGTGGCAATAATCCAACACTCAAGAACTCTGTGTCTAAAATGTTTAGAGGGATAACAATTAAATCTCAGAAAGAGATGAGTAAAGTGTGTGTGAAGAAAGAGGGCAAGATTCATGGACGGCAGATCAGTGTTATAGAACTTCCAGCTCTCACTCGTCTCTCAGAACAGGAAGTGATGCAGGAGACTCTCCACTGTCTGTCTCTTTGTGATCCTGGAGTTCATCTTTTCATCCTCGTTTCTCCTGTCTGTCCACTTAATAATGAAGACAGAGCCGAAATGGAGAAGATTAAAGGAATACTTAACTCTAATGAGCACTTCATGGTGCTTTTCATTACCGAACTTGACCAAAGTGTCAGAGTCTATAACAGTCTCTATGGGAGCTGGTACAGTGTGATGGGGTTAAAGGACCAGAGAATCTCAGAAAAAATATCAGACCTGTTTGATCGTATTGACAGCATGAAGACTGAACCCTACTCTCTTCAGATGCACATAAGCGCTCCAGAGAAGAGAGTCAGACATGAACTAGAGGAGAAACTGAGAGTCAGAGATAATGAAGTCAAAGAGTTACAGAAGAAGATCAAGACACTGG AGGGTGTGAGGCTGAATCTGGTTGTGTGTGGCAGTAACAGAGAATTAATATCCTTCATATCAAACCTGATCCTGAAGCAGAGCGAGAGCAGATCAGAGCTGAGCTCAGAGTGTGTGAGGAGAGACGTGGAGCTTGATGGACGTCTGGTCAGTCTGGTGGAGCTTCCAGCTCTGTTCAACACTCAGCTCTCAGAGGAGGAAGTGATGCGTCAGACTCAccgctgtgtgtctctctgtcatcCTGGAGTTCATGTGTTCATCCTCATCATTCCTGATGCTCCAATTACTGATGAAGACAAATCAGAAACTGAGAGGATCCAGAGGATATTCAGCTCAAGAGTCAACAAACACATCATGATCCTCGTAAAGCAGAATTCAGAGCATCAGACAGCAGAACTCAATGAAGAAACACAGTCTGTCATTGAGAGATTTGGAGGACGACATCATTTCATTGGTCCAAACACACAAGCATCTGTGTTGATGGAGAAATTAAAGCAGATGGTTGAAGAAAATAGTGGCGATTGTTTCTCCACAGATACATTGATGGAGACACAGATGGAAAAAGTACTGAAATTTGAAGAAATTAAAAGGAGAATGTATCCTTTAGAAACATGGTTTCAATCACAAG ATTCAAGAGACAAAGAATATGAACTAAGGATTGTGTTGCTGGGAAAAACTGGAGTTGGCAAGAGTTCAACTGGAAACACCATCttaggaagtgtcatgtttaaagCTGAAGCAGCTCATGAGTCTATAACTAAAGAGTGTCAGAAAAAGACAGCTGAAATCAACAGCAGACACATTACTGTGATCGACACTCCAGGACTGTTTGATACTGAACTCAGTAATAAAGAAACCCAGAGAGAAATGAGAAACTGCATCCCCATGATCCTGCCTGGACCACATGTGTTCATCATTGTGCTTAATTTAGGACAACGATTCACTCAAGAGGAGGAAAAATCAGTGAAGATCATCCAAGAGACGTTTGGTGAAAACTCTTTAAAGTACACGATGGTGCTCTTCACCAGAGGAGATGATCTGAATGACAAAACCATTGAACAGTATCTGGGGAAATCTGGATCTGCTTTAAAACAGCTGATTGGTGTGTGTGAAAACAGATATCATGTGTTCAATAATAAAGAGACTAGAGACCGAACACAGGTGACTGATCTACTGCAGAAGATAGACAACATGGTGAAGACAAACGGAGGGAGTTACTACTCGTGTAAGATgttcagagagatggagagagaaaaacaagaaCAACAGAAGAACATACTGATGGAGAAAGTGGAGCAAGTGATCAGAGAAAGAGAAGAACTGATAAACAGACATgaagaagagaaaaagaagatgaagatgaagatagaggaaaaaagacagaatcatgagaaagagagaaagagaatagaagaagaatttattgagagagaAGAACGATATAAAAGAGACATCAAAGAAAGAGAGGAACAAGAGAAAAAGATACGAGAGGAGCTGAAGAGAGAACGAGAGGAATGGGAGAAACAGAAACAACaggaaagacaaagaagagaagaagaggaggagaaatgGAGAAATAAAGAGCAGGCAACATGGGATGAATGTAATCAGAAAATTAAATTGGTAGAAGAGAGAATGCAAAGAGAAAAAGATGTTTTTCTGTCCAAATacaaagaagagaaagagagaatgaagaTGATGATGGATGAAGAAAGACGAAATCATGAAGAAGAAAGAAATAGAAGAGAAGAAGTGGATGAGAGAAGAAGAAAGATAGAAAAGGAAACATGGGATGAATATTATCAGAAACTgaaacgagagagagaaagaagatacagagagaaaaaagatCTTCAGATCAAATatgaagaagagagaaaaagaatgaagaaaatgatggagaaagaaagacaaaatcaTGACAAAGAGACAAAGAGAAGAGAACAGGAATATATAAATGCTGAAGATCAATATAAAATAGATATTAAATATATAGAGGCACAAGAGAGAAAGATACGAGAGGATCTGAAGAGAGAACGAAAGGAATGGGAGAAACAGAAACAACaggaaagacaaagaagagaagaagaggagactgaaatgcatacatttaatgaaCTTAATATGGAAACTCCTGAGGTTCAACACATAAACA aTGATGAAGATTCATCATGTTTGAGAATCTTGCTGTTTGGGAGGACAGGAAGTGGAAAGTCTGCAACAGGAAACACTATCCTCAGAAAGGATGAGTTTCACAGTGAAGCCAGTTCCCGTTTGGTGACCACTGTTTGTCAGAAGGGAGTTGGTGAAGTTGATGGTCAGTCAGTATCTGTTATTGATACTCCAGGACTCTTTGACACAACACTGACAAAAGAACAAGTGCAGGAAGAAATAATGAAGTGTTTTTCACTGTCAGCACCTGGACCACATGCCTTCATCATTGTGCTGAGTGTGGGAAAAATCACTGCAGAGGAGGGAGACACTTTAGACATGATCAAGATGATCTTTGGCTCAAAAGCAGCAGATTTCTGCATTGTTCTCCTCACAAGAGGAGATAATCTGAAAGGACAAACAATAGAGCAATATGCAGACAAATGTAAAAATGCTGAACTCAAGACACTGATGAGAGATTGTGGAAACAGATTCCTGGCTTTTAACAACAAAGAAGCACAAGATCAGACACAAGTTATTCATCTGTTAAATATGATAGAAGAGATTAAGTCCAATCAGGGCCAACATTTCACTAATGAGATGTTTGAAAAGGGAGTGATCTCCACTCAACAGAGAATGGAAATGCTAGaagagaataaaagaaaaaatctgttTCAAATTGAAAAATTTAAAGCCAAATATGACATGGAAATTAGAAACATTGGAGAGAGACTGGAAGAGAAGAAACAAAGGAAAGATGAGGAAAGTGAGAGACTGAAGAACAAGTTCAGAGAACAAGAGGAAACACTCAGGAGAGAGTTTGAGGAGAAAGAAAAATCAGATCAGGAGAAACTAGAGATGATGGAGGATCAGAGACGAtcagaagaagaggaaaaaaaacaaagagctGAATATGATCAAATAATAGAGGAGATGAAGAGAGAGATGGAAAATCAGAGAATACAGTATGAAAAAcagataaaagaaaaagaagaagaagttggAAAGAGAGAAGAAGAATATAAACAAGatcaagaaaatatgaaaaatgatcATGAAAACATCATGACAATGTTAAGAAAAAAACAGgaagaggaaataaaaaagagagatttcGAGGAACAAATGAGGAAGGaacaagaagagaaagagagagaggaatgggagagaaaaataaaagaggCTGAAAGTGACAAAGAGGCTCAAGAGGAAATTAAACAACAGCAGAGAGAATGGGAAgaagagaagaacagacagaTGAGAGAACGAGAGGAAGAGGAAAGAGAGACAAAAGAGAGACACAAGAAAcaactgagaaaaaaagaagaagaactggaGAAGATAAAGAAGAAATTTGAAAacaacagagaagaagaagaacagatgatagaggaggagagagagaaactgaagagggagaaagaacagagagaaagagaatataAAGAGAATATAAATGAAATGGAGAGACATTATAAGCAGCTGGAGCAAGAGAGAAAAGAGGAGTGGAGGAGAAGGAAACGAGAGGATGAAGAGAGACGAGTGGAGAAGAGAAAGAGATGGGAGAAAATGATAGAAGATCTGAAACAAGAGCATGAGGAGGAGAtcaagagaagagaaagagaggagagagaaagaataGACAGAGAAGAAAGAGAGTGTGATGAAATGAAACAGAAATATGAAGAACAAATAGAGAAGGTGATGAAGAAACATCAAGATGAAGccagaaaacaagaaaaagattTGATACATTTAAGAAAGGGAAAAGAACAACAAGTTCAGGAGCTCAAGGAAAGACTTGAACAACTATATGAAATGAAAAGGTTAAGAAATGAACTGAAAGATAAatggtcatgtcatgtcatgtga